A section of the Nakamurella deserti genome encodes:
- a CDS encoding alpha/beta hydrolase family esterase yields MDGARSAIVHHPPGAGPDAPLVVVLHPAATPASAMQAGFGWDRVADREGFVVAYPNGLLDLFQDTWNGGACCPPASQLGTDDVGFLEALVDGLRRYDGVGGRVYAVGFSNGAVMAYAWACLRPGRLAGIGVVAGAVMTGCADPAPTDVVAVHGTADPSIPATGGPGPDGVAFPSVQSSLAPFRKASRCPEAADVTTDGTAAVTIWRCADGRRVVRALVDGGGHVWPGAGPTAGTGVGPSDATGFLWAQLGTGR; encoded by the coding sequence GTGGACGGCGCCCGATCCGCGATCGTGCATCATCCCCCGGGTGCCGGTCCGGATGCGCCGCTGGTGGTCGTCCTGCATCCGGCGGCGACGCCGGCGTCGGCGATGCAAGCCGGTTTCGGGTGGGACCGGGTCGCCGACCGCGAGGGGTTCGTCGTCGCGTACCCGAACGGGCTGCTCGACCTGTTCCAGGACACCTGGAACGGTGGCGCCTGCTGCCCACCCGCCAGTCAGCTCGGCACCGATGACGTCGGCTTCCTGGAGGCGCTGGTCGACGGACTTCGCCGTTACGACGGGGTGGGTGGTCGGGTCTACGCCGTCGGCTTCTCCAACGGCGCCGTGATGGCCTACGCCTGGGCCTGTCTGCGGCCCGGCCGGCTCGCCGGAATCGGTGTGGTCGCCGGTGCGGTGATGACCGGATGTGCCGATCCGGCGCCGACGGACGTCGTCGCCGTCCACGGCACCGCCGACCCGTCGATCCCTGCGACCGGCGGACCGGGTCCGGACGGGGTCGCGTTCCCCTCGGTGCAGTCGTCCCTCGCCCCGTTCCGGAAGGCGTCCCGCTGCCCCGAGGCCGCCGACGTGACCACCGACGGCACCGCGGCGGTGACGATCTGGCGGTGCGCCGACGGTCGACGGGTCGTCCGTGCTCTCGTCGACGGGGGAGGACACGTGTGGCCGGGAGCCGGTCCGACGGCCGGAACCGGAGTCGGGCCGTCGGATGCCACCGGATTCCTCTGGGCGCAACTCGGGACCGGCCGCTGA
- a CDS encoding ANTAR domain-containing protein, whose translation MTEVPRFLSVFQQLKSVVDDGPWSMATRAAVAVVEVLPAVEGAVVCFSQAEGMRVPVGVSDNHALLAEQLEYTVGEGPGHEALRRRRQVVAGADFAHRWPVFNDVLLYGTGYRAVRALPLPHEAAVDQRGVLLLMYGTAREADRLTENQRLDLAQLALLIGQALMVIPDPFTAPSGCDAGADRVARRAAVAQAVGMIMAAHHLSMPDAFAVLRGYAYARTELVDDAATNIVTHRVPVHILA comes from the coding sequence TTGACGGAGGTTCCCCGGTTCCTGTCGGTCTTTCAGCAGCTGAAGTCGGTCGTCGACGACGGGCCGTGGTCGATGGCGACGCGGGCGGCAGTGGCCGTCGTCGAAGTGCTCCCGGCCGTCGAAGGCGCAGTCGTGTGTTTCTCCCAGGCCGAAGGCATGCGGGTACCGGTCGGGGTCAGTGACAACCACGCATTGTTGGCTGAGCAGCTCGAGTACACCGTGGGAGAAGGCCCTGGGCACGAGGCGTTGCGCCGGCGGCGCCAGGTGGTGGCCGGGGCGGACTTCGCGCACCGGTGGCCCGTGTTCAACGATGTCCTGTTGTACGGAACCGGGTACCGGGCCGTCCGCGCCCTGCCGCTACCCCACGAGGCGGCCGTGGATCAACGAGGCGTGCTGCTGCTGATGTACGGGACCGCCCGAGAGGCGGACCGACTCACCGAGAACCAGCGTCTGGACCTGGCCCAGTTGGCACTGCTGATCGGTCAGGCGTTGATGGTCATCCCAGATCCGTTCACCGCCCCGTCCGGCTGCGACGCCGGCGCCGACCGCGTCGCTAGGCGGGCTGCGGTGGCGCAGGCGGTCGGCATGATCATGGCGGCGCACCACCTGTCGATGCCCGACGCGTTCGCGGTGCTGCGTGGTTATGCCTACGCCCGGACCGAACTCGTCGACGACGCGGCCACGAACATCGTCACCCACCGCGTCCCCGTCCACATTCTGGCGTGA
- a CDS encoding transketolase produces the protein MTQTLDRSTRVTELAAAADRIRHHVLTMGEVQGQGYVGQGLGFADVLAVVYKDLAHYRPEDPEWAGRDRVLLSMGHYAIALYAALAEAGILGTQELDTYGSDDSRLPMSAMSTYTPGMEISGGSLGHGLGIAVGMALGLRFQANPARIINLMSDGELDEGSTWEAAMAAAHHGLGNLICVVDMNGLQADGPTRGVLRIEPVEAKWEAFGWRTVRVDGNDIAALTAAFDSVPADDTRPAVVVCDTRIGRGVPFLEGREKAHFMRIDEHEWALAHAALHDAAEKEH, from the coding sequence ATGACGCAAACTCTCGACCGGTCCACCCGGGTCACCGAACTCGCGGCCGCCGCCGACCGGATCCGTCACCACGTCCTCACGATGGGAGAGGTCCAGGGCCAGGGCTACGTCGGCCAGGGACTCGGCTTCGCCGACGTCCTCGCCGTCGTCTACAAAGACCTTGCCCACTACCGTCCCGAGGATCCGGAATGGGCGGGCCGGGACCGGGTCCTGCTGTCCATGGGGCACTACGCCATCGCCCTCTACGCCGCCCTCGCCGAGGCCGGCATCCTCGGCACCCAGGAGCTCGACACCTACGGCTCCGACGACTCCCGCCTGCCGATGTCGGCGATGAGCACGTACACCCCCGGCATGGAGATCTCCGGCGGCTCCCTGGGACACGGGCTCGGTATCGCCGTCGGCATGGCCCTCGGACTGCGCTTCCAGGCCAATCCGGCCCGGATCATCAACCTGATGTCCGACGGCGAACTCGACGAGGGCTCCACGTGGGAGGCGGCGATGGCCGCTGCCCACCACGGACTCGGCAACCTGATCTGCGTCGTGGACATGAACGGCCTGCAGGCCGACGGCCCCACCCGCGGCGTCCTGCGCATCGAACCGGTCGAGGCCAAGTGGGAAGCCTTCGGCTGGCGCACCGTCCGCGTCGACGGCAACGACATCGCCGCACTGACCGCCGCATTCGATTCCGTCCCGGCCGACGACACCCGACCAGCCGTCGTGGTCTGCGACACCCGCATCGGCCGCGGGGTGCCGTTCCTCGAGGGCCGAGAAAAGGCGCACTTCATGCGCATCGACGAACACGAATGGGCCCTGGCCCACGCCGCCCTGCACGACGCCGCCGAGAAGGAGCACTGA
- a CDS encoding zinc-dependent alcohol dehydrogenase yields MPLHTAMMTAVTITGPGTGEVTQVPVVAPGHGEIQVRVTFTGVCGTDTHLLTGHSFYLENGFQEYPFVFGHEYAGTVSATGPGVSDLRVGDRVVGHTMVPCHRCDTCQRSRPHLCRNLKEVGLRFIQGAAAEFVTVPEFAVSVLPDTVGFRAAVLVEPSVAAYRAGARIDLKAVDRVAVIGTGTLGLLAMLFAKLVAGRVEMVGVSDSELDFAAGLGADATWHPDELDGERFTAVIEASGSPRGLQTAVEIADLGARVAVIGLPPNPVQVDQTALALKDLTVYGVLHGLDCYEDVIALLASGAVDPTPLIAEIIEPERALAALTTGSVPAGRQAPKSLIRFADDSS; encoded by the coding sequence ATGCCGCTCCACACCGCCATGATGACCGCGGTCACCATCACCGGGCCCGGCACCGGAGAAGTGACTCAGGTACCGGTCGTTGCGCCCGGTCACGGTGAGATCCAGGTCCGCGTCACGTTCACCGGTGTGTGCGGCACCGACACGCACCTGCTCACCGGCCACAGCTTCTACCTCGAGAACGGGTTCCAGGAGTACCCCTTCGTGTTCGGGCACGAGTACGCGGGAACCGTGTCAGCCACCGGTCCAGGTGTGTCCGACCTGCGGGTCGGGGATCGGGTTGTCGGCCATACGATGGTGCCCTGTCACCGCTGCGACACCTGCCAGCGCAGCCGGCCCCACCTGTGCCGGAACCTCAAGGAGGTCGGCCTCCGGTTCATCCAGGGAGCGGCCGCCGAGTTCGTGACCGTCCCCGAATTCGCGGTCAGCGTGCTGCCGGACACCGTCGGTTTCCGAGCTGCGGTTCTCGTCGAACCCAGCGTCGCGGCATACCGGGCCGGCGCCCGGATCGACCTGAAGGCCGTCGACAGAGTCGCCGTCATCGGCACCGGGACGTTGGGTCTACTGGCGATGCTGTTCGCCAAACTGGTCGCCGGCCGGGTGGAGATGGTCGGTGTCAGCGACAGTGAGCTCGACTTCGCGGCCGGGCTGGGCGCCGACGCGACGTGGCACCCGGACGAACTCGACGGTGAGCGGTTCACCGCCGTCATCGAAGCGTCAGGGTCCCCGCGGGGCCTGCAGACCGCCGTCGAGATCGCCGATCTCGGTGCCCGCGTCGCGGTCATCGGCCTGCCGCCGAACCCGGTGCAGGTGGATCAGACCGCTCTGGCGTTGAAGGACCTGACCGTGTACGGCGTCCTCCACGGGCTGGACTGCTACGAAGACGTCATCGCCCTCCTCGCGTCCGGCGCCGTGGACCCCACGCCCCTCATCGCCGAGATCATCGAACCTGAAAGAGCTCTCGCAGCGCTGACGACCGGGTCGGTCCCGGCGGGGCGGCAGGCGCCGAAGTCGCTCATCCGGTTCGCGGACGACTCGAGCTGA
- a CDS encoding MFS transporter yields MKTSAEQRLDPPTTSAVGTIERPRKGRWIDDWRPEDEQFWSAGGAKVARRNLFFSIATEHVGFSVWSLWSVMVLFLGPQYGVDPAGKFLLTATPTLVGAVLRLPYTFAVAKFGGRNFTIFSALLLLLPCIFIAIVLEPGVSYTTLLVAAAVAGVGGGNFASSMTNINAFYPERLKGWALGLNAGGGNLGVAVVQLVGLLVLATAGAAHPKVMVAVYIPIIVIVAVGSALTMDNLSVASNAKGAMRRVARDGHTWIIALLYIGTFGSFIGFGFAFGQVLQVQFKGTFSTPVKAAYLTFLGPLLGSLIRPYGGKLADRFGGAKVSFYNFIAMGLATALVFVAALQTSLPLYLVGFILLFIFSGLGNGSVYKMIPAIFSGKARVRIAAGADAVPERAEAQRLSGALIGVAGAIGALGGVLVNLAFRQSFLSTGSANTAYVAFIAFYAVCVAATWVAYLKPNPARGWSV; encoded by the coding sequence TGAAAACGAGCGCCGAGCAGCGCCTGGACCCGCCCACGACCTCAGCGGTGGGCACCATCGAACGTCCCCGGAAGGGCCGGTGGATCGACGACTGGCGCCCCGAGGATGAGCAGTTCTGGTCCGCCGGCGGGGCGAAGGTCGCCCGCCGCAACCTGTTCTTCTCCATCGCCACCGAACACGTCGGATTCTCGGTGTGGAGCCTGTGGTCGGTGATGGTGCTGTTCCTGGGCCCGCAGTACGGCGTGGACCCGGCCGGCAAGTTCCTGCTCACCGCGACGCCCACCCTCGTCGGCGCGGTGCTTCGCCTGCCGTACACCTTCGCCGTGGCCAAGTTCGGCGGACGCAACTTCACCATCTTCAGTGCCCTGCTGCTGTTGCTCCCGTGCATCTTCATCGCCATCGTCCTGGAGCCCGGTGTCTCCTACACCACCCTGCTGGTCGCCGCCGCGGTCGCCGGTGTGGGCGGCGGCAACTTCGCCTCGTCCATGACCAACATCAACGCCTTCTACCCGGAGCGACTCAAAGGGTGGGCTCTCGGGCTGAACGCCGGCGGCGGCAATCTCGGCGTGGCGGTCGTCCAGTTGGTCGGCCTGCTGGTGCTGGCCACCGCCGGTGCCGCGCACCCCAAGGTCATGGTGGCCGTCTACATCCCGATCATCGTGATCGTCGCCGTCGGGTCGGCCCTCACGATGGACAACCTGTCGGTGGCCAGCAACGCCAAGGGCGCCATGCGCCGGGTCGCGCGGGACGGCCACACCTGGATCATCGCGCTGCTCTACATCGGCACCTTCGGCTCTTTCATCGGCTTCGGCTTCGCCTTCGGCCAGGTGCTCCAGGTGCAGTTCAAAGGCACCTTCTCCACTCCGGTCAAGGCCGCCTACCTCACCTTCCTCGGACCTCTGCTGGGATCGCTCATCCGTCCTTACGGCGGCAAGCTCGCCGACCGATTCGGAGGCGCGAAGGTCAGCTTCTACAACTTCATCGCCATGGGTCTGGCCACTGCACTGGTGTTCGTCGCCGCCCTGCAGACCTCGCTCCCGCTGTACCTGGTCGGCTTCATCCTGTTGTTCATCTTCTCCGGGCTGGGCAACGGCTCGGTCTACAAGATGATCCCCGCGATCTTCAGCGGCAAGGCGCGGGTCCGGATCGCCGCCGGCGCCGACGCGGTTCCCGAACGTGCCGAGGCGCAACGACTCTCCGGCGCACTGATCGGGGTGGCGGGAGCGATCGGCGCCCTCGGCGGGGTCCTGGTGAACCTGGCCTTCCGGCAGTCCTTCCTGTCGACCGGTTCCGCGAACACGGCCTACGTCGCCTTCATCGCGTTCTACGCGGTCTGTGTCGCCGCCACCTGGGTCGCCTACCTCAAGCCGAACCCGGCCCGCGGCTGGTCGGTCTGA
- a CDS encoding cupin domain-containing protein — MLLTRADQVPVEIVHQTGKVWWLVPEGSMRDETEGASFFDFISEFTLEPGTQLEPHYHDTYEFYYVVAGEAVMQVEDEAHIVRPGDLITIPRNARHSIWPTDGNTIRCVCVATSFQARGERFIPCDLPRVEPAPRPFG; from the coding sequence ATGCTGCTGACCAGAGCCGATCAGGTTCCTGTCGAGATCGTCCACCAGACCGGGAAAGTGTGGTGGCTGGTTCCCGAGGGATCCATGCGGGATGAGACCGAGGGTGCGTCCTTCTTCGATTTCATCTCCGAGTTCACCCTGGAGCCTGGAACGCAGTTGGAACCGCACTACCACGACACCTACGAGTTCTACTACGTGGTCGCAGGTGAAGCGGTCATGCAGGTCGAGGACGAAGCGCACATCGTGCGGCCAGGCGACCTCATCACCATTCCGCGCAACGCGCGGCACAGCATCTGGCCCACCGATGGCAACACCATTCGCTGCGTCTGCGTCGCGACGAGCTTCCAGGCGCGCGGCGAACGGTTCATTCCCTGTGACCTGCCACGCGTCGAACCCGCTCCCCGGCCCTTCGGGTGA
- a CDS encoding SDR family NAD(P)-dependent oxidoreductase — MTTVQRTVVITGAAAERGIGRATARRFARDGWAVAALDLDGATSEKLAAELTERYGVPAYGGAVDVADEDSVTAAAAAVRDSELPVVGAVLNIAGITSPVPFLETTLALWNKIFAVNATGTYLVTKAFLPDMIEGGYGRIVNMSSVSAQQGGGVFGKTPYSSAKAAVIGFTRSLARELGPTGITVNAIAAGAVDTDIRVAGTTPELEASIVASVPLGRQASVDDVTALFAFLASEEAGYITATTQNLNGGSYIA; from the coding sequence ATGACCACCGTCCAGCGCACCGTCGTCATCACCGGCGCCGCCGCCGAGCGCGGCATCGGCCGCGCCACCGCCCGCCGCTTCGCCCGCGACGGCTGGGCCGTCGCGGCCCTCGACCTGGACGGGGCGACCTCGGAGAAGCTCGCCGCCGAGCTGACCGAGCGGTACGGCGTCCCGGCCTACGGCGGGGCCGTCGACGTCGCGGACGAGGACTCGGTGACCGCCGCCGCCGCGGCCGTCCGCGACTCCGAGCTGCCGGTGGTGGGCGCGGTGCTCAACATCGCCGGCATCACGTCCCCGGTGCCGTTCTTGGAAACCACCCTCGCGCTGTGGAACAAGATCTTCGCGGTCAATGCCACCGGCACCTACCTCGTCACCAAGGCGTTCCTGCCCGACATGATCGAGGGCGGCTACGGCCGCATCGTCAACATGTCGTCGGTGTCGGCGCAGCAGGGCGGCGGCGTCTTCGGCAAGACCCCCTACTCCTCGGCCAAGGCCGCCGTCATCGGCTTCACCCGCTCGCTGGCCCGCGAACTCGGACCGACCGGTATCACCGTGAACGCCATCGCCGCCGGTGCCGTCGACACCGACATCCGCGTCGCCGGAACCACTCCCGAGCTCGAAGCGTCGATCGTGGCCAGCGTCCCGCTCGGCCGGCAGGCCAGCGTCGACGACGTCACCGCGCTGTTCGCATTTCTGGCGTCGGAAGAAGCCGGCTACATCACCGCGACCACTCAGAACCTCAACGGCGGCTCGTACATCGCCTGA
- a CDS encoding ANTAR domain-containing protein: protein MARRFSAALRTMRTADGTPPTGVAEVAAAAVNAIPGVLGAVICVHGDRDAPNSRLAVSVSDAQALLVEQLEYTAGAGPGLYAAHTGCVVRAGVDLERQWPAFSDTVFARTDVRAVYAAPLSDGHQFLHAALVLYFRDAPSIDALDETELRDVTAAVADAVVDATPAIASLADTVPADTPSSDPLRERLAVNVAVGMVMATLNVVASDALAVLRGFAWSHQTVLEPVAADMISGELPVTSVA, encoded by the coding sequence ATGGCACGAAGGTTCTCGGCTGCGCTGCGGACGATGCGCACCGCGGATGGCACGCCGCCGACGGGGGTCGCCGAGGTGGCGGCTGCCGCCGTCAACGCCATTCCGGGTGTGCTCGGCGCCGTGATCTGCGTCCACGGCGACCGTGACGCTCCGAATTCGCGTCTGGCCGTCAGCGTCAGCGATGCCCAGGCACTGCTGGTGGAGCAGCTGGAGTACACGGCGGGAGCCGGACCGGGCCTGTACGCGGCGCACACCGGCTGCGTCGTCCGCGCCGGCGTCGACCTGGAACGACAGTGGCCGGCGTTCAGCGACACCGTGTTCGCGCGTACCGACGTCCGGGCCGTCTACGCCGCGCCGTTGTCCGACGGGCACCAGTTCCTGCACGCGGCGCTGGTGCTGTACTTCCGCGACGCACCGTCCATCGACGCTCTGGACGAGACCGAACTCCGTGACGTGACCGCGGCGGTCGCTGACGCCGTCGTCGACGCCACCCCCGCGATCGCCTCCCTGGCCGACACCGTGCCGGCCGACACGCCATCGTCGGATCCGCTCCGAGAACGACTCGCCGTCAACGTCGCGGTCGGCATGGTCATGGCGACCTTGAACGTCGTGGCGTCGGACGCACTCGCTGTGCTGCGCGGGTTCGCCTGGTCTCATCAGACCGTCCTGGAACCTGTCGCCGCCGACATGATCTCCGGCGAGCTGCCGGTGACATCGGTTGCCTGA
- a CDS encoding SDR family NAD(P)-dependent oxidoreductase has protein sequence MRVAGKIAVVSGAAGGIGKAIADRLAAEGATVFAADQVWTEAGSTGGIRTRSLDVARIESWESLAAEVADAGGADILVNNAGTVRNYDGIVDIDLDDYHDIIGINQHGTFYGMRALIPQMRRKGAGSVVNISSIWGHVGAAGVAAYTASKGAVTSMTKNAALTYAADGVRVNSVHPGLIATPMIAAQDDSISQGLIDVTPLGRIGRPEEVANAVLFLASDEASFITGAQLMVDGGFTTG, from the coding sequence ATGAGAGTCGCCGGCAAGATCGCCGTCGTCAGCGGAGCAGCTGGCGGGATCGGCAAAGCCATCGCCGACAGGCTCGCCGCGGAGGGCGCGACGGTGTTCGCCGCAGATCAGGTCTGGACCGAAGCCGGATCCACAGGGGGGATCCGGACGAGGTCCCTGGATGTGGCGCGGATCGAATCCTGGGAGTCCCTCGCCGCGGAAGTCGCCGACGCGGGCGGCGCGGACATCCTCGTCAACAACGCCGGGACAGTTCGCAACTACGACGGCATCGTCGACATCGACCTCGACGACTACCACGACATCATCGGCATCAACCAACACGGAACCTTCTACGGCATGAGAGCTCTCATTCCGCAGATGCGTCGCAAGGGCGCCGGGTCCGTCGTGAACATCTCGTCCATCTGGGGACACGTCGGTGCCGCGGGTGTCGCGGCGTACACCGCGTCCAAGGGTGCGGTCACGTCCATGACGAAGAACGCCGCACTGACCTACGCCGCTGACGGTGTGCGGGTGAACTCCGTCCACCCCGGCCTGATCGCGACGCCGATGATCGCAGCCCAGGACGACTCGATCTCACAGGGCCTGATCGACGTCACCCCTCTGGGCCGGATCGGCCGGCCGGAAGAGGTCGCCAACGCCGTGCTGTTCTTGGCCAGCGACGAGGCCTCTTTCATCACCGGCGCCCAGCTGATGGTCGACGGTGGCTTCACCACCGGGTGA
- a CDS encoding squalene cyclase — MELDAPVLDWLLDSDPALRWQVERDLQGAPPQVWEATRRRVATEGFGAQLLARQDPDGQWAGGAYFPAGFDAASSGPGQPWTATTWSLTTLRDWGLDSSALAGTAELLESNCHWEYDDLPYWGGEVDCCINAFTLANGAWLGIDVSALAGWFAEHRLPDGGWNCEWVDGSVRSSFHSTINVVSGLLSYERTTGTGGEITALRHSGQEYLLERRLQYRRSTGERVGPWTTRLAYPFRWVCTPLRSVDHFRAAALHDGVPPDPRLADAVEVIRSAQRPDGRWLQGEPEPGAVWFEVDAPHGEPSRWLTFHAVRALQWWDGTPRR; from the coding sequence ATGGAGCTGGACGCACCCGTGCTGGACTGGTTGCTCGATTCCGACCCCGCGCTGCGCTGGCAGGTCGAGCGCGACCTGCAGGGGGCACCGCCGCAGGTCTGGGAGGCGACCCGCCGCCGCGTCGCCACCGAGGGCTTCGGCGCACAGCTTCTCGCCCGCCAGGACCCGGACGGGCAATGGGCCGGCGGAGCCTATTTCCCGGCCGGCTTCGACGCCGCGAGCAGCGGGCCCGGGCAGCCCTGGACCGCCACGACGTGGTCGCTCACCACCCTGCGGGACTGGGGACTCGACTCGTCGGCGTTGGCGGGCACGGCCGAGCTGTTGGAATCGAACTGCCACTGGGAGTACGACGACCTGCCGTACTGGGGCGGCGAGGTCGACTGCTGCATCAACGCTTTCACTCTCGCGAACGGCGCCTGGCTGGGAATTGACGTGTCCGCCCTGGCGGGCTGGTTCGCCGAGCATCGGCTGCCCGACGGCGGCTGGAACTGCGAATGGGTCGACGGCTCCGTCCGGTCGTCGTTCCACTCGACGATCAACGTCGTGAGCGGGCTGCTGTCGTACGAGCGGACGACGGGGACCGGCGGCGAGATCACGGCGTTGCGGCATTCGGGGCAGGAATACCTGCTCGAGAGGCGGCTGCAGTACCGCCGCTCGACCGGGGAGCGCGTCGGACCCTGGACGACCCGGCTCGCCTACCCGTTCCGATGGGTCTGCACCCCGTTGCGTTCTGTGGACCACTTCCGGGCGGCCGCGCTGCACGACGGGGTCCCGCCCGACCCGCGGTTGGCCGACGCCGTCGAGGTGATCCGGTCTGCCCAGCGCCCGGACGGCCGCTGGCTGCAGGGCGAGCCGGAGCCGGGGGCGGTCTGGTTCGAGGTCGACGCGCCCCACGGCGAGCCGTCCCGCTGGCTGACGTTCCACGCCGTCCGGGCGCTGCAATGGTGGGACGGCACCCCACGTCGCTGA
- a CDS encoding DUF2231 domain-containing protein encodes MFETIDGIPFHPLIVHAVVALMPLASILVLLDAVWPRFRRTVGPLPLVSAVLATISVPFATSSGEYLQGAIGAAENPLVQHHQALGDLMLYWGLGLVVAAGLLFVVRRRVAGGSGARRVVLPVAVALAVAVSVATMVHIYRVGDSGARAVWEGVGTSALG; translated from the coding sequence ATGTTCGAGACCATCGACGGCATCCCGTTCCACCCCTTGATCGTCCACGCCGTCGTCGCCCTGATGCCACTCGCGTCGATCCTGGTGTTACTGGACGCCGTCTGGCCCCGGTTCCGTCGGACGGTGGGCCCACTCCCGCTCGTGTCTGCGGTGCTCGCCACGATCTCCGTACCGTTCGCCACGAGCTCGGGTGAGTATCTGCAGGGCGCGATCGGAGCGGCGGAGAATCCGCTCGTGCAGCACCATCAGGCGTTGGGTGACCTGATGCTGTACTGGGGCCTGGGACTGGTCGTCGCCGCAGGACTCCTCTTCGTCGTGCGTCGTCGGGTCGCCGGCGGTTCCGGTGCGCGGCGGGTGGTGCTCCCGGTGGCCGTCGCGCTCGCGGTGGCGGTCAGCGTCGCGACCATGGTGCACATCTACCGTGTCGGCGACAGCGGGGCGCGTGCCGTCTGGGAGGGCGTCGGCACGTCCGCGCTGGGCTGA
- a CDS encoding transketolase family protein, whose protein sequence is MTTAPEAPATPRLKTSAMIASIAEPGQRTAPAPFGHALSRLAAENPAIVGLSADLAKYTDMHIFAKNHPERFFQMGMAEALMLGAAAGMAETGLIPFASTYSVFATRRAYDFLCLDIAEPNLNVNVVGALPGLTTGYGPSHQATEDLAMLRAMPNLTIVDPCDSIDIEQAVPQLAATDGPTYLRLLRGHVPTVLDEYDYTFQLGKAAELRTGRDVSFISTGLMTMRALAAADRLAADGIDVAVTHVPTIKPLDHAAIARAAAGGRLVVTLENHTIIGGLADAVATSLIYNTAGTTTRSVPAIQRIGLPDEFLGTGALPTLHERYGLSIDAIVRSVHNWLG, encoded by the coding sequence ATGACCACCGCCCCCGAAGCGCCCGCCACACCCCGGCTGAAGACCTCGGCGATGATCGCCAGCATCGCTGAGCCTGGACAGCGCACCGCCCCCGCGCCGTTCGGGCATGCCCTGTCCCGGTTGGCAGCGGAGAACCCGGCGATCGTCGGGCTGTCCGCCGACCTCGCCAAGTACACCGACATGCACATCTTCGCCAAGAACCACCCCGAGCGGTTCTTCCAGATGGGGATGGCCGAAGCGCTGATGCTCGGTGCCGCCGCCGGCATGGCCGAGACCGGACTGATTCCGTTCGCCTCGACCTACTCGGTGTTCGCCACCCGTCGGGCCTACGACTTCCTCTGCCTGGACATCGCCGAGCCCAACCTCAACGTCAACGTCGTCGGCGCTTTGCCCGGTCTCACCACTGGCTACGGCCCCAGCCACCAGGCCACCGAGGACTTGGCCATGCTGCGCGCCATGCCCAACCTCACCATCGTCGACCCCTGCGACTCCATCGACATCGAACAAGCCGTCCCCCAGCTGGCCGCCACCGACGGACCCACCTACCTACGGCTGCTCCGCGGCCACGTCCCGACCGTCCTCGACGAGTACGACTACACCTTCCAGCTCGGCAAGGCCGCTGAACTACGCACCGGCCGCGACGTCAGTTTCATCTCCACCGGCCTGATGACCATGCGCGCCCTGGCCGCCGCCGACCGCCTCGCCGCCGACGGCATCGACGTCGCCGTCACCCACGTCCCCACCATCAAACCGCTCGACCACGCCGCCATCGCCCGCGCCGCCGCCGGCGGCCGGCTCGTCGTCACGCTCGAGAACCACACCATCATCGGCGGTCTCGCCGATGCCGTCGCAACCAGCCTGATCTACAACACCGCCGGCACCACCACCCGCAGCGTGCCGGCCATCCAACGCATCGGACTGCCGGACGAGTTCCTCGGCACCGGCGCGCTACCCACCCTGCACGAACGGTACGGGCTGTCCATCGACGCCATCGTCCGGTCCGTCCACAACTGGCTCGGCTGA